The Ignavibacteriota bacterium genome has a window encoding:
- a CDS encoding ion transporter — MLAIEVVVSVDPDTKSILQDLDTFLCMLFFIDFLVSTYRAKDRKRYLLSWGWIDLISSIPVIEPLRLGRAIRIVRILRVLRGVRATKIIAEFVLRRRAQGAFLAATLATILIVTISANSTTNNNTRNVPYVPGMPTPP, encoded by the coding sequence TTGCTGGCCATTGAAGTTGTTGTTAGCGTTGATCCGGATACAAAATCAATCCTACAAGATTTAGATACATTCCTATGCATGCTCTTCTTCATTGATTTCCTGGTCAGTACCTACCGGGCAAAGGACCGCAAACGCTATCTATTGAGTTGGGGCTGGATTGATCTCATTTCAAGCATACCGGTTATCGAGCCTCTGCGGCTAGGAAGAGCAATACGGATTGTCCGGATACTGCGCGTCCTCAGAGGTGTGCGAGCAACCAAGATAATTGCAGAATTTGTCCTTCGTCGTAGAGCTCAAGGGGCTTTCTTGGCAGCGACATTGGCTACTATTCTGATTGTTACGATCTCGGCGAACTCTACTACGAACAACAATACAAGGAACGTGCCGTACG